In Hoeflea ulvae, one genomic interval encodes:
- the recO gene encoding DNA repair protein RecO: MEWRDEGIILGLRKHGETSVIAEVMTHAHGRHMGIVRGGRSKRLQPVLQPGNSVDLVWRARLDEHLGQYQVELLNGRAGRLMESAIGVHGVQAMAALLRLLPERDSHARLHDAFAIILDSLDTPARAGALYVRFELAILEDLGFGLDLSACAATGVRSGLIYVSPKTGRAVSADAGAPRADRLLPLPGFLTDRSMACSDAGMLGQALRLTGYFLGRHVFEPRGVEPPISRESFCTAALKAMRQAEPVLSPIQEPIA, from the coding sequence ATGGAATGGCGCGACGAAGGAATCATCCTCGGTCTGAGGAAACATGGCGAGACCTCGGTCATCGCCGAGGTGATGACGCATGCCCATGGCCGGCATATGGGCATTGTGCGCGGCGGCCGCTCCAAGCGGCTGCAGCCGGTGCTGCAGCCCGGAAATTCGGTTGATCTGGTCTGGCGTGCGCGGCTCGACGAGCATCTGGGGCAATACCAGGTCGAACTGCTCAATGGCCGCGCCGGCCGGCTGATGGAAAGTGCGATCGGAGTGCACGGGGTCCAGGCCATGGCGGCGCTGCTGCGGCTGCTGCCCGAGCGCGATTCCCACGCCCGGCTGCATGATGCCTTCGCCATCATTCTCGACAGTCTCGACACGCCGGCACGAGCCGGCGCGCTCTATGTCCGCTTCGAGCTTGCCATTCTGGAGGATCTCGGCTTCGGGCTGGATCTGAGCGCCTGTGCGGCGACCGGGGTTCGTTCGGGGCTGATCTATGTGTCGCCGAAAACCGGCCGCGCGGTGTCTGCCGATGCCGGCGCGCCCCGGGCCGACCGGCTGCTGCCGTTGCCGGGCTTTCTCACCGACCGGTCGATGGCCTGCAGCGATGCCGGCATGCTGGGCCAGGCGTTGCGGCTGACCGGCTATTTTCTCGGCCGGCACGTGTTTGAGCCGCGCGGGGTCGAGCCGCCGATCAGCCGCGAGAGTTTCTGCACCGCGGCTTTGAAGGCGATGCGGCAGGCAGAGCCCGTTCTTTCCCCGATCCAGGAACCGATTGCATGA
- the era gene encoding GTPase Era: MTDTPETPETDAAPSEPLGPTRSGFVALIGAPNAGKSTLMNQLVGAKVSIVSHKVQTTRAIVRGIAIHDRTQIVFIDTPGIFTPKRRLDRAMVSSAWGGAKDGDLVLVMIDAERGIRGDAEALLDSLADVRHNKILVINKIDQVKRDTLLALTAACHEKAKFDQTFMISALNGSGCKDLLDYLAKTLPEGPWYYPEDQISDLPMRQLAAEITREKLYLRLHQELPYASHVETERWEEKKDGSVRIEQVIYVERDSQKKIVLGHKGETIKAIGQAARKEIAEILEQKTHLFLFVKVRSNWGNDPERYREIGLEFPH, from the coding sequence ATGACTGATACACCTGAAACACCAGAGACGGACGCAGCTCCGTCTGAACCGCTTGGCCCGACCCGCTCGGGTTTCGTGGCCCTGATCGGCGCGCCCAATGCCGGCAAGTCGACCCTGATGAACCAGCTTGTCGGCGCCAAGGTCTCGATCGTGTCGCACAAGGTGCAGACGACAAGGGCCATTGTCCGCGGCATCGCCATTCACGACCGCACCCAGATCGTCTTCATCGACACGCCGGGCATTTTTACGCCCAAGCGGCGGCTTGACCGGGCGATGGTGTCATCGGCCTGGGGTGGGGCCAAGGATGGCGATCTGGTGCTGGTGATGATCGACGCCGAGCGCGGCATCAGGGGCGACGCCGAAGCGCTGCTCGATTCGCTTGCCGATGTCCGCCACAACAAGATCCTGGTGATCAACAAGATCGACCAGGTCAAGCGCGACACTTTGCTGGCGTTGACGGCGGCCTGCCACGAGAAGGCCAAGTTCGACCAGACCTTCATGATCTCCGCGCTCAACGGATCGGGCTGCAAGGACCTGCTCGACTATCTGGCCAAGACCCTGCCGGAAGGCCCTTGGTACTATCCGGAAGACCAGATTTCGGACCTGCCGATGCGTCAGCTCGCAGCCGAGATCACCCGCGAAAAACTCTATCTGCGGCTGCACCAGGAACTGCCCTACGCCTCCCATGTCGAGACCGAACGCTGGGAAGAGAAAAAGGATGGCTCCGTTCGCATCGAGCAGGTGATCTATGTCGAGCGCGACAGCCAGAAGAAGATCGTGCTTGGTCACAAGGGCGAGACCATCAAGGCCATCGGCCAGGCCGCGCGCAAGGAGATCGCCGAGATCCTCGAGCAGAAGACGCACCTGTTCCTGTTCGTCAAGGTGCGCAGCAACTGGGGCAACGACCCCGAGCGCTACCGCGAGATCGGACTTGAATTTCCGCACTGA
- the rnc gene encoding ribonuclease III yields MKRAAKKQAEVVARVQDRIGHVFANPVRLERALTHASMRNPAGGNYERLEFLGDRVLGLCVAELLFNQFSEASEGEMSVRLNQLVSAQTCGEVADELGLHEFIRTGADVKKMTDKRMANVRADVVESLIAAIYLDAGLEAARSFIHKHWKSRALADDAARRDAKTELQEWAHARFGVTPVYKVTDRSGPDHDPVFKVDVQVDGTQPASGESRSKRAAEQVAATALLEREGVWQPGAGKDDD; encoded by the coding sequence ATGAAACGGGCGGCCAAAAAACAGGCGGAGGTTGTTGCACGGGTCCAGGACCGGATCGGCCATGTCTTTGCCAATCCGGTGCGGCTCGAACGGGCCCTGACCCATGCCAGCATGCGCAATCCCGCCGGCGGCAATTACGAGCGGCTCGAGTTTCTCGGTGACAGGGTGCTGGGCCTGTGCGTGGCGGAACTGCTGTTCAACCAGTTCAGCGAGGCCAGCGAAGGCGAGATGTCGGTGCGGCTCAACCAGCTGGTCAGCGCCCAGACCTGCGGCGAGGTTGCCGACGAGCTGGGATTGCACGAATTCATTCGCACCGGCGCGGATGTGAAGAAGATGACCGACAAGCGCATGGCCAATGTGCGCGCCGATGTGGTCGAATCGCTGATTGCGGCGATCTATCTCGATGCCGGTCTGGAGGCTGCGCGCAGCTTCATCCACAAGCACTGGAAGAGCCGTGCGCTGGCCGATGATGCGGCGCGGCGCGATGCCAAGACCGAATTGCAGGAATGGGCCCATGCCCGCTTCGGCGTGACGCCGGTCTACAAGGTCACAGACCGGTCGGGTCCCGACCATGATCCGGTCTTCAAAGTTGATGTGCAGGTTGACGGAACCCAGCCTGCCAGCGGCGAAAGCCGTTCCAAGCGGGCCGCAGAACAGGTTGCGGCGACCGCTCTCCTCGAACGTGAAGGCGTCTGGCAACCCGGCGCAGGAAAAGATGATGACTGA
- a CDS encoding DUF2339 domain-containing protein: MFSIFWFLVLIALGLWVRTVALDQRRLSAELASLRRDLDQLRSRGPADEGEGAGEETGAPEAVADDPAAASAETAEPSAGSATDLPAPGEAAATASLEPAVRKSMDLESLIGGRWSALLGGLAVALGVLFLARYSIEAGLLGPRARIAMGAVMSVALFGAGEIMRRRDRRDALPSMMSADIPGILTGAGAIGAFGTIYAAYALYGFVGPVIAFVGLTVLGIASLLLSAVHGPKLAALGLVGAYAAPLLVSTQEPSPVAFAAHILVVTAAVMGVARIRNWRWLASGGIAGSTILAMLLLTVDTDTARITLSVLMIALFGVHVASLVAGRAERPAPLQDRPAVRLAIGATLCVVLVAVLGTLIRDDQMVLLLLTSLLAALLVAAAGIWPAMSPVAPLATVLVVVALLSLQLDFPVLAGITSGLDLRDGVMAADISGFVRNSLLLAVPSFLLAVLLGLRAAATAPAMAGRLALAAMSIAVLTMTAIYLSVAPFETHIASGLAALALAALMVGLTETFCRARPDDWSAPAPAWLAVGAVALAGLAVAILLTRQWMPVGFAVTAAGACQIHGKRPVPALGWLAVALAMLASAGLYFNAPFAADAIGTTPLFNLLIVIIALPAALLVWGGLALRRSGGRRPGELVIAFGLALAALFVALELRHFIAGGDIVGAPFGLIDMATQSMAALGFSIGLQLASRRSDAGVFRLASLGVGALGILAMVLGLVVAFNPFFTNAALGQGRVFNLLLPGYLLPGLLAGLTGYLASASRPNWYRIGYGATGAVLLFIYVSLMVRHGFQGEKVGFFRTTSDAEIWSYSVAWLLMGGCVLALGLIFRSVPLRAASAAVILLTVAKVFLIDMSALTGALRAFSFIGLGLSLMVIGRFYQRVLLRTGNRSDPGA, encoded by the coding sequence ATGTTCTCAATTTTCTGGTTCCTTGTTCTGATTGCGCTGGGCTTGTGGGTCCGGACCGTTGCGCTTGATCAGCGCAGGTTGAGCGCGGAACTGGCATCGCTGCGCCGTGATCTCGACCAGCTTCGATCCCGGGGACCGGCGGATGAGGGCGAGGGCGCAGGGGAAGAGACCGGCGCGCCGGAGGCGGTGGCTGACGATCCTGCCGCGGCGAGTGCCGAGACAGCCGAACCATCCGCCGGTTCGGCAACGGACCTGCCTGCGCCGGGTGAAGCCGCTGCAACCGCGTCACTGGAACCGGCCGTGCGCAAGAGCATGGATCTGGAGAGCCTGATCGGCGGCCGCTGGTCGGCGCTGCTGGGCGGTCTTGCCGTGGCCCTGGGTGTACTGTTCCTGGCGCGCTATTCGATCGAGGCCGGATTGCTGGGGCCACGGGCGCGGATAGCGATGGGTGCAGTGATGTCGGTGGCGCTGTTTGGCGCAGGGGAGATCATGCGCCGCCGCGACCGGCGGGACGCGCTTCCGTCGATGATGAGCGCGGATATCCCGGGCATTCTCACCGGCGCCGGGGCGATTGGCGCCTTTGGCACGATCTATGCGGCCTATGCGCTCTACGGCTTTGTCGGTCCGGTCATCGCCTTTGTCGGGCTGACCGTGCTGGGCATTGCCAGCCTGCTGTTGTCCGCAGTGCACGGGCCGAAACTCGCCGCGCTCGGACTGGTCGGGGCCTATGCCGCTCCGCTGCTGGTCTCGACGCAGGAGCCGAGCCCGGTGGCGTTTGCAGCCCATATCCTGGTGGTGACCGCCGCCGTGATGGGCGTCGCACGGATCCGCAATTGGCGCTGGCTGGCGAGCGGCGGCATCGCAGGCTCGACGATTCTCGCCATGCTGCTGTTGACGGTCGATACCGACACGGCGCGGATCACGCTCTCGGTCCTGATGATCGCCCTGTTTGGCGTTCATGTCGCAAGCCTTGTCGCCGGACGCGCCGAACGGCCGGCGCCGCTGCAGGACCGTCCGGCGGTTCGGCTTGCAATCGGGGCAACGCTTTGCGTCGTGCTGGTCGCGGTGCTGGGCACGCTCATCCGGGACGACCAGATGGTATTGCTGCTGCTGACATCGCTTCTTGCCGCGCTGCTGGTGGCCGCTGCCGGGATCTGGCCGGCAATGTCACCTGTCGCGCCGCTTGCAACGGTGCTGGTCGTGGTGGCGCTGTTGTCCCTGCAACTGGATTTCCCGGTTCTGGCCGGGATCACCTCGGGCCTTGATCTTCGCGACGGGGTAATGGCGGCCGATATTTCCGGCTTTGTGCGCAACAGCCTGCTGCTGGCGGTTCCGTCTTTCCTGCTGGCGGTGTTGCTGGGGCTGCGGGCGGCGGCCACGGCGCCGGCCATGGCCGGGCGCCTGGCGCTGGCCGCGATGAGCATAGCGGTGCTGACCATGACGGCGATCTACCTGTCGGTTGCTCCGTTTGAAACCCATATCGCCAGCGGGCTGGCGGCGCTGGCGCTGGCGGCGCTGATGGTTGGGCTGACCGAGACCTTCTGTCGTGCCCGGCCGGACGACTGGTCGGCGCCGGCGCCGGCATGGCTGGCCGTGGGTGCCGTGGCGCTTGCCGGGCTCGCGGTTGCCATCCTGCTCACGCGGCAATGGATGCCGGTCGGCTTTGCGGTGACGGCTGCCGGTGCTTGCCAGATCCATGGCAAACGGCCGGTCCCGGCGCTTGGCTGGCTTGCGGTGGCTCTGGCGATGCTGGCATCGGCCGGGCTCTATTTCAACGCGCCATTTGCCGCCGATGCCATCGGAACGACACCGCTGTTCAACCTGCTGATCGTGATCATCGCCCTGCCGGCGGCTTTGCTGGTCTGGGGCGGCCTGGCCTTGCGCCGATCCGGTGGGCGCCGGCCTGGCGAACTGGTCATCGCCTTCGGCCTGGCTCTGGCAGCCCTGTTCGTGGCGCTCGAACTGCGGCACTTCATTGCCGGTGGCGACATTGTCGGCGCGCCATTCGGCCTGATCGACATGGCGACCCAGTCGATGGCGGCCCTGGGCTTTTCCATCGGTCTTCAACTGGCCTCGCGCCGCAGCGATGCAGGGGTATTCCGGCTGGCCTCGCTTGGCGTCGGGGCCTTGGGAATACTGGCGATGGTGCTTGGCCTGGTCGTGGCCTTCAATCCCTTCTTCACCAACGCCGCGCTCGGCCAAGGACGGGTGTTCAATCTGCTGCTGCCCGGTTACCTGCTCCCCGGTCTGCTGGCCGGGCTGACCGGCTATCTGGCTTCGGCATCGCGGCCGAACTGGTACCGGATCGGCTATGGCGCGACCGGCGCGGTGTTGCTGTTCATCTATGTGTCGCTGATGGTCCGGCATGGCTTCCAGGGCGAGAAGGTCGGATTTTTCCGCACCACATCCGACGCTGAAATCTGGTCCTATTCGGTGGCGTGGTTGTTGATGGGCGGTTGCGTGCTGGCGCTGGGGCTGATCTTCCGCTCGGTGCCGCTGCGGGCGGCGTCGGCAGCGGTGATCCTGCTGACGGTCGCAAAGGTCTTTCTCATCGACATGTCGGCGCTGACCGGCGCCTTGCGGGCCTTCTCCTTCATCGGCCTGGGCCTGTCCTTGATGGTGATCGGCCGGTTCTACCAGCGGGTGCTGTTGCGCACCGGCAACCGGTCAGATCCAGGCGCCTGA
- a CDS encoding PaaI family thioesterase, with protein sequence MTDKASAHVNGQFTGVVPLDLVAREGGLSVMQGILDGRLPGAAMAKTLNFWLSKVEDGAIAFTGAPNQDHLNPLGTIHGGWAATIMDSALACAVMTTLAPGEGYTTVEFKLNLTRPILPGMGELVCEGRVVHRGRTIATSEAYLRDGSGKLLAHGTETCAIFPIEKLMR encoded by the coding sequence ATGACCGACAAAGCTTCCGCCCACGTCAATGGCCAGTTTACCGGTGTCGTGCCGCTCGATCTGGTGGCAAGGGAAGGCGGGTTGAGTGTGATGCAGGGCATTCTCGACGGCCGTCTGCCGGGTGCGGCGATGGCGAAGACACTGAATTTCTGGCTGAGCAAGGTCGAAGACGGGGCCATCGCCTTTACCGGCGCACCCAATCAGGACCATCTCAACCCGCTGGGCACGATCCATGGCGGCTGGGCCGCGACGATCATGGATTCAGCCCTTGCCTGCGCGGTGATGACAACGCTTGCGCCGGGGGAGGGATACACCACGGTGGAATTCAAGCTCAACCTGACCCGGCCGATCCTGCCCGGCATGGGCGAGCTGGTCTGCGAAGGCCGGGTGGTTCACCGCGGCCGGACGATTGCCACCTCGGAAGCCTATCTGCGCGACGGTTCCGGCAAGCTGCTGGCGCATGGCACCGAAACCTGCGCGATCTTTCCGATCGAAAAACTGATGCGCTGA
- a CDS encoding MFS transporter, translated as MSASRPAASSAALPWLIITAGCAIALLSFGPRSAMGFFQLPMLADTGWDRTTFGLAMAIQNLFWGLGQPFFGAIADKFGTWKVLALSSLLYSGGLFMMSVAPSPGWFYIGGGVLVGLGIASASFGIVLAAFARNVAPERRSMAFGIGTAAGSAGMFVFAPLSQGLIDAYGWQEALVWMAAMMFIIPFLAIPLRGNSSSGSQKDVQYKQSIGQALREALGHKSYVLLVSGFFVCGFQVAFITAHFPAYLGDIGIDSSYAVLSLALIGFFNIIGSLASGYIGQRYSKTMSLVWIYLGRSIAVTAFLLLPQTGTSVVIFAIVMGLLWLSTVPPTNALVAIMFGTRHLGMLGGVVFFSHQVGSFLGVWLGGYLYDIFGSYNPVWWLGVALGIFAAIVHWPIKEQAVDRPVLAPAE; from the coding sequence ATGTCCGCATCCCGCCCCGCCGCATCCAGCGCCGCGCTGCCCTGGCTGATCATCACTGCCGGATGCGCCATCGCGCTGCTGTCCTTCGGGCCGCGCTCGGCGATGGGCTTCTTCCAGTTGCCCATGCTCGCCGACACCGGCTGGGACCGCACCACCTTCGGTCTGGCGATGGCGATCCAGAACCTGTTCTGGGGGCTCGGCCAGCCGTTCTTCGGCGCCATTGCCGACAAGTTCGGAACCTGGAAAGTCCTGGCGCTGTCCTCGCTGCTTTATTCCGGCGGGCTGTTCATGATGTCGGTCGCGCCAAGCCCGGGCTGGTTCTATATCGGCGGCGGCGTGCTGGTCGGGCTCGGCATCGCCTCGGCCTCTTTCGGCATCGTGCTGGCTGCCTTTGCCCGCAATGTCGCGCCCGAACGCCGCTCGATGGCCTTTGGCATCGGCACCGCCGCAGGCTCGGCCGGCATGTTCGTCTTTGCACCGCTGAGCCAGGGCCTGATCGACGCCTATGGCTGGCAGGAAGCGCTGGTCTGGATGGCGGCGATGATGTTCATCATCCCGTTCCTGGCAATCCCGCTGCGCGGCAATTCCAGTTCCGGGTCGCAAAAGGACGTCCAGTACAAGCAGTCGATCGGTCAGGCCCTGCGCGAGGCGCTGGGGCACAAGAGCTATGTCCTGCTGGTGTCGGGCTTCTTCGTCTGCGGCTTCCAGGTGGCCTTCATCACCGCCCATTTCCCGGCCTATCTGGGCGATATCGGCATCGACAGCTCCTATGCGGTGCTGTCGCTGGCGCTGATCGGATTCTTCAACATCATCGGCTCTCTGGCCTCGGGCTATATCGGCCAGCGCTATTCCAAGACCATGTCGCTGGTCTGGATCTATCTCGGCCGCTCGATCGCCGTCACCGCCTTCCTGCTGCTGCCGCAGACCGGCACGTCGGTGGTGATCTTTGCCATCGTCATGGGCCTGCTGTGGCTGTCGACCGTACCGCCCACCAATGCGCTGGTGGCGATCATGTTCGGCACCCGACATCTGGGCATGCTCGGCGGCGTGGTGTTCTTCTCCCACCAGGTCGGCTCGTTCCTCGGTGTCTGGCTCGGCGGCTATCTCTACGATATTTTCGGCTCCTACAACCCGGTCTGGTGGCTGGGCGTGGCGCTGGGCATCTTTGCCGCCATCGTGCATTGGCCGATCAAGGAACAGGCGGTCGACCGCCCGGTGCTGGCGCCGGCCGAATAG